In candidate division KSB1 bacterium, the following proteins share a genomic window:
- a CDS encoding carboxypeptidase regulatory-like domain-containing protein translates to MTILPRHFVLLFVTAIITCFCGLGAVTYAAEFSPELDSQLSSRGADDWVSAIVVLESPLDIRALDERLHAEQAPLAKRHREVLEALRYNAATTQPAFLRELEAAKSTGDVIGFTTYWIENLIVVRARPAFLNAWRGRADIRFATENFIPELIEDEVISSGRSRRARRETLDSNETTSGLDAIGATRVFSELGISGEGVLVATVDGGVDVTHPALNSRWRGWSAPLNECWFDALGASPNIPADVQGHGTHVMGTLCGREFLAGDTLTVGVAPNAQWIATNAVGQTGGEELDNDILAAFQWLADPDGNSLTTADVPDVIQNSWGVNGALGYSQCFDFWNSAILNCEAAGPVVVFSAGNDGTSGLRSPATYEISETQMFAVGAVDVEHYPAPYPLASFSSQGPTPCQPNPGAIKPEIVAPGVNVYSSDLFGQYQQRSGTSMAGPHVAGTIALMREACPECDHTTLKQLLMNTALDDGYGAMGPDNQFGAGFLDAYAAVVATLGYGRVQGYVRTAFGQPIAGALVRNPAGTENSYSQTAGDYSIALPPGDYALEFSHFGFETLTGPSVNVVSGLTTDLDVTLVGLPTFLVFGTVTCYEYPAAGAIVEVMNQAAVRDTTDSLGQYQLQLPAGVYDFRAWAAGCDTMLLANVPLGGGSLPLDFPLQHDPQYSCSAADTAGYSVCEDGDFGGPIFSWLEISPMAGGPGTPTGLVGDDQAFGFALPFTFRIYGQDFETVYISTNGILSFDSSSILHNNRPLPVADLGHACVVYWDDFYPLSGGGDISYYYFSAANAFIVEWYNLEHFPGGPPRETFQVWLYNVATNPGPNGDSQVRYQYATVDAASSTTIGLQNGTTLANQYSHLGELQVNAQGVRSGRVLTFGGFQPIGGTIQGIVQDCFGAAADSAIVVFPGSSFGPVTCDAFGFYSIGLSPDIYQVRALKPPCSSALVSDVPVNSAQTVTVNLILNPPPVIQGMVTDCQGGPAAFASVTLPGTEYPVAITDTLGFYSFSVATGVYVVRADNAFCSFALSDTTVLDDGQTTTINLSLEAPPRIQGQVWHCAGGPAVSAVVSLPGFGYMDVATDSSGAYAFTVANGSYLVRADNPICSPTQSADFSIQDRDTITIDLTLAPPPALAGTVTDCFGMPAAYATVTFPGSEFFGVIADSLGQWQVEVLPDTYRVKADNDACSSVLSGDVVAVDGDTAVVNLILRPPPAIAGFVNDCRGGPATGCSVAISGTLASSASTDANGYFFLPVTDDTFTIAADNAWCSVSQLEGVIAFDNDTTLVGITLRNPAGIGGAILDCAGGPAANAAVEIVADSTVYALTDSAGLFYAALYPGRYVVTADNAVCSRITSDTLLLQDGDSLRVDLTLAPPPRIQGTISLCTGGPAANATVSLMDTSLPVIMTNVAGFYFFEVLPDSYAVVAENTTCSAVEAAAVYVADGSTTTVDLVLEPAATIDGYVLGCDGLPADGANVDLNTSPPRNLLTDYAGYFSFAQIPAGNYRVFAQMAGCRPDSVAGLLVSPGQTLSTQITLVVDSGYQCYTPGLPGYEVCEDVDPEGPVFNWRAITPAEGGAGTLVAGLTDDNYAGPIPLPFAFKLYGTSHTQCYVGSNGVVSFGSGVSFAYDNCLPQPALAAGLYACWDDLDPTVGSPQVATRYDATEHVFVIEYYRVSRCCDSTAPRTFEIVLFDEAVYPTATGDNDILFQYNSPLSFPESITAGIQNAGGAQSFTHLCTGVPGSRAAGIAPGRAIRFSTGPGFADVDISVSPLDISQAVPLGGAANQVVQVCNLGSATPLTWTLNFYQHEPPVVLTIPVHEPIREAERGSRTIDNQGGPDGGGYSWKDSNEPDGPVYHWVELRNRGVNTGLHDNNAYVSVPLPWPFPLYNDVFTTAYISTNGNVHFANASTEALNRPLPTAASPNALLAVFWDDLSDSTFGRIWYLNDSLNNRFIVEWDSIGRDRQAGAYTFECMLYRNGQIVYQYKSLAGSVTSASIGIEDRFGTTGTQIAHNQAYVTANLAIRLATFAQWLRIPGSNSGTLQPGQCVDVALDFRAGTLPANVYTGEAVVESNDPDENPIVIPIEFAVGALPVPDRLTISREAATGQISLRWQSTTAPYYRVFSAAMPDGPFDTIEGTTTSTTMTLPDPGAAIRFYIVVSRDQP, encoded by the coding sequence ATGACTATACTTCCGCGACATTTTGTCCTGCTTTTTGTGACCGCAATTATCACGTGCTTTTGCGGCCTTGGCGCCGTCACGTATGCGGCTGAGTTCTCGCCGGAGTTGGACTCTCAACTCTCCTCGCGTGGCGCTGATGACTGGGTCAGCGCCATTGTCGTATTGGAAAGCCCACTCGACATCCGCGCGCTGGACGAGCGACTGCATGCGGAGCAGGCGCCATTAGCCAAGCGGCATCGGGAGGTCCTGGAGGCCCTGCGGTACAACGCGGCGACCACGCAACCGGCGTTCCTGCGCGAACTCGAGGCGGCCAAGTCCACGGGCGATGTGATCGGTTTCACGACGTACTGGATCGAAAACCTGATCGTAGTCCGAGCGCGTCCGGCTTTCCTGAATGCATGGCGCGGCCGCGCGGACATTCGCTTCGCAACGGAGAACTTTATCCCCGAGTTGATCGAGGATGAGGTCATCTCGAGCGGGAGATCCCGGCGCGCGCGGCGCGAAACCCTCGACAGCAACGAAACCACGAGCGGGCTGGACGCGATCGGCGCGACGCGGGTCTTCAGCGAGTTGGGAATCAGCGGCGAGGGTGTACTGGTGGCCACCGTTGATGGCGGAGTGGATGTCACCCATCCGGCCCTGAATTCCCGATGGCGCGGCTGGAGTGCGCCGTTGAATGAGTGCTGGTTCGATGCCCTGGGCGCGAGTCCCAACATTCCCGCCGATGTGCAGGGGCACGGCACCCATGTCATGGGTACCCTGTGCGGACGGGAGTTCCTCGCGGGCGATACGCTGACGGTCGGTGTCGCGCCCAATGCGCAGTGGATCGCCACCAACGCGGTGGGTCAGACCGGAGGCGAGGAATTGGATAATGACATCCTGGCGGCGTTTCAATGGCTGGCCGATCCCGACGGTAATTCGCTGACAACGGCCGACGTTCCCGACGTGATCCAGAATTCCTGGGGCGTGAACGGTGCGCTGGGATATTCACAGTGTTTCGACTTCTGGAACAGCGCGATCCTGAATTGCGAGGCCGCCGGACCCGTCGTCGTCTTCAGTGCGGGGAATGACGGGACCTCGGGTTTACGCAGCCCGGCTACTTATGAAATCAGCGAAACCCAAATGTTCGCGGTGGGCGCCGTGGATGTTGAGCATTACCCCGCGCCGTATCCACTGGCCAGCTTCTCCAGTCAGGGACCGACGCCGTGCCAGCCGAATCCGGGCGCGATCAAGCCGGAAATCGTCGCTCCGGGTGTCAACGTGTATTCGTCCGATCTGTTCGGACAGTACCAGCAGCGCAGCGGGACCTCGATGGCCGGACCCCATGTGGCGGGAACCATCGCGTTGATGCGCGAGGCCTGCCCCGAATGCGACCATACGACGCTCAAACAGCTCTTGATGAATACCGCGCTGGATGACGGATACGGCGCGATGGGTCCGGACAACCAGTTCGGGGCCGGATTTCTCGATGCGTATGCCGCGGTCGTCGCGACGCTCGGATACGGTCGTGTTCAGGGATATGTGCGGACCGCGTTCGGACAGCCGATCGCCGGCGCGCTGGTAAGAAACCCCGCCGGGACGGAGAATTCTTATAGCCAAACGGCCGGCGACTATAGCATCGCGTTGCCGCCGGGAGACTACGCGCTGGAGTTCTCGCACTTCGGTTTTGAAACGCTAACCGGCCCGTCGGTCAACGTGGTCAGTGGCTTAACCACGGATCTGGACGTCACGCTGGTTGGGCTGCCGACGTTTCTTGTGTTCGGAACCGTCACTTGCTACGAGTACCCGGCCGCGGGCGCCATCGTGGAAGTGATGAATCAGGCGGCGGTCCGCGACACGACCGATTCGCTCGGTCAGTATCAATTGCAACTGCCCGCCGGAGTGTACGACTTTCGGGCGTGGGCGGCGGGGTGCGACACCATGCTGCTCGCCAATGTGCCGCTCGGCGGCGGAAGTCTGCCGCTGGATTTTCCGCTGCAACACGATCCGCAATACAGCTGCTCGGCAGCGGACACCGCCGGATACTCGGTATGTGAAGACGGCGACTTTGGCGGTCCGATTTTCAGCTGGCTGGAAATTTCGCCGATGGCCGGCGGCCCGGGGACGCCGACCGGACTGGTCGGCGATGACCAGGCCTTCGGATTTGCGCTGCCGTTTACCTTCCGCATCTACGGACAGGATTTCGAGACGGTTTACATTTCGACCAACGGAATCCTCAGCTTTGATTCCTCCTCGATTCTGCACAACAACCGGCCGTTGCCGGTGGCCGACCTCGGCCATGCCTGCGTGGTCTATTGGGATGATTTCTACCCGTTGAGCGGGGGCGGCGATATCAGCTACTACTATTTCTCCGCCGCGAACGCCTTCATCGTCGAGTGGTACAATCTCGAACACTTCCCGGGCGGACCGCCTCGCGAGACGTTTCAGGTGTGGCTCTATAACGTTGCCACGAATCCGGGACCGAATGGCGACAGTCAAGTCCGCTACCAGTATGCGACCGTCGATGCGGCCAGCTCAACGACAATCGGGCTGCAGAACGGCACGACCCTCGCGAATCAATACTCGCACCTGGGTGAGCTGCAGGTGAATGCTCAGGGCGTGCGGAGTGGACGTGTGCTGACGTTCGGCGGATTCCAGCCGATCGGCGGTACCATTCAAGGTATCGTGCAAGATTGCTTCGGTGCGGCTGCGGACTCCGCCATCGTCGTCTTTCCGGGTTCGAGCTTCGGCCCCGTGACCTGCGACGCATTCGGATTCTATTCGATCGGATTGTCACCCGATATCTATCAGGTACGCGCCCTGAAGCCGCCGTGCTCCAGTGCCTTGGTCAGTGATGTCCCGGTCAACTCCGCGCAAACGGTCACCGTGAACCTGATCTTGAATCCGCCACCGGTGATTCAGGGGATGGTGACGGACTGTCAGGGCGGACCGGCCGCGTTTGCCAGCGTCACATTGCCGGGAACGGAATACCCGGTCGCGATCACGGATACACTCGGCTTCTATTCATTTTCGGTGGCCACGGGTGTGTACGTCGTCCGGGCCGACAACGCCTTCTGCTCGTTTGCCCTATCGGACACGACCGTGCTCGATGACGGCCAAACGACGACGATCAACCTCAGCTTGGAGGCGCCACCGCGGATTCAGGGACAGGTCTGGCATTGTGCGGGAGGTCCGGCGGTCAGCGCCGTCGTGTCACTGCCCGGATTCGGCTACATGGATGTGGCAACCGACAGCAGTGGTGCCTATGCATTCACCGTCGCAAACGGTTCCTATCTGGTCCGCGCCGACAACCCCATTTGTTCACCGACGCAATCCGCGGATTTCTCGATTCAGGATCGCGACACGATAACCATCGACCTGACGTTGGCGCCGCCGCCGGCGCTGGCGGGCACGGTCACGGATTGCTTCGGAATGCCCGCCGCCTATGCCACGGTCACGTTTCCGGGCAGCGAGTTCTTCGGGGTCATCGCCGATAGTCTCGGACAATGGCAGGTCGAAGTGCTGCCGGACACGTATCGCGTGAAGGCGGACAACGACGCGTGCTCGTCCGTCCTGTCCGGTGATGTCGTCGCCGTTGACGGAGACACTGCGGTCGTCAATCTCATCTTGAGACCGCCTCCGGCCATTGCCGGTTTTGTCAACGATTGCCGAGGCGGACCGGCTACCGGCTGCTCCGTCGCGATTTCCGGTACGCTGGCATCGTCCGCGTCCACCGACGCTAACGGATACTTCTTCCTGCCGGTGACGGACGATACGTTCACCATTGCGGCGGACAACGCCTGGTGCTCAGTCTCGCAGCTCGAAGGCGTGATCGCGTTCGACAATGACACGACACTCGTGGGCATTACGCTGCGCAACCCGGCGGGGATCGGCGGTGCGATTCTCGATTGCGCGGGTGGTCCTGCCGCGAACGCGGCCGTCGAAATCGTCGCGGATTCGACGGTTTACGCCCTGACCGATAGCGCCGGCCTGTTCTACGCTGCGCTCTATCCGGGACGTTATGTGGTGACGGCAGACAACGCCGTGTGTTCAAGAATCACTTCGGATACCCTCCTGCTGCAAGACGGTGATTCGCTTCGCGTAGATCTCACGCTCGCTCCGCCGCCGAGAATCCAGGGGACGATTAGTCTCTGCACCGGCGGACCGGCGGCAAACGCAACGGTGAGTCTGATGGACACCAGCTTGCCCGTCATCATGACCAATGTGGCTGGCTTCTATTTCTTCGAAGTACTTCCGGATTCCTACGCGGTCGTCGCGGAGAACACTACGTGCTCGGCGGTCGAAGCCGCGGCCGTGTATGTTGCCGACGGAAGCACGACCACCGTGGACCTCGTCCTCGAACCGGCCGCGACGATCGACGGCTATGTGCTGGGCTGCGACGGCCTGCCCGCGGATGGTGCGAACGTCGATTTGAATACCAGTCCACCGCGAAACCTGCTGACTGACTACGCCGGATATTTCAGTTTCGCGCAAATTCCCGCGGGAAATTACCGGGTGTTCGCGCAGATGGCGGGCTGTCGGCCGGATTCCGTCGCGGGTCTATTGGTAAGTCCCGGACAGACATTGAGCACGCAGATTACGCTGGTCGTGGATTCCGGATATCAGTGCTACACTCCCGGCCTGCCCGGTTACGAGGTCTGCGAAGATGTCGATCCCGAGGGGCCGGTATTTAACTGGCGCGCGATTACCCCGGCCGAAGGCGGCGCGGGAACGCTTGTGGCCGGACTCACCGACGACAACTACGCGGGGCCAATCCCGCTCCCCTTTGCATTCAAGCTCTATGGCACAAGTCATACGCAATGCTATGTCGGATCAAACGGCGTCGTGTCGTTTGGCAGCGGAGTGAGCTTCGCTTATGATAATTGCCTGCCCCAGCCCGCGCTCGCGGCGGGTCTCTATGCCTGTTGGGACGATCTCGATCCGACGGTGGGCAGCCCGCAGGTTGCCACCCGGTACGATGCGACGGAACATGTCTTTGTCATCGAATACTATCGGGTCTCGCGTTGCTGCGACAGCACGGCGCCCCGGACGTTCGAAATCGTACTGTTTGACGAGGCGGTCTATCCGACGGCGACTGGCGATAACGACATATTGTTCCAATACAATTCGCCGCTGAGTTTCCCGGAGTCGATTACGGCGGGCATTCAGAACGCCGGAGGAGCGCAGTCGTTTACGCACCTGTGCACGGGTGTGCCCGGGTCGCGCGCCGCCGGAATCGCGCCCGGCCGGGCCATCCGGTTTTCCACCGGCCCCGGGTTTGCGGATGTGGATATTTCAGTCAGCCCGCTCGACATCTCGCAGGCCGTGCCGCTCGGCGGAGCCGCGAATCAAGTCGTGCAAGTCTGTAATCTCGGTTCGGCAACGCCGCTGACCTGGACGCTGAACTTCTATCAGCACGAGCCGCCGGTCGTGCTGACGATTCCCGTGCACGAGCCGATTCGCGAGGCCGAGCGCGGGTCGCGGACGATCGACAATCAGGGCGGACCGGACGGCGGTGGCTATTCGTGGAAAGACTCTAATGAGCCGGACGGACCGGTCTATCACTGGGTCGAATTGCGCAACCGGGGCGTGAACACCGGACTGCACGACAACAACGCCTACGTGTCCGTGCCGCTCCCATGGCCCTTCCCGCTCTACAACGATGTCTTCACGACTGCGTACATCTCCACGAACGGAAACGTGCACTTCGCGAATGCATCGACGGAGGCGTTGAATCGCCCGCTGCCGACAGCGGCAAGCCCGAACGCGCTGCTGGCGGTATTCTGGGACGATCTCTCGGACTCGACGTTCGGTCGGATCTGGTATCTGAATGATTCGTTGAACAACCGCTTCATTGTCGAGTGGGATTCCATCGGCCGGGACCGGCAGGCCGGCGCGTACACCTTTGAGTGCATGCTCTACCGGAACGGGCAAATCGTGTATCAATACAAGTCGCTGGCTGGTTCCGTGACTTCCGCGTCGATCGGTATCGAAGACCGGTTCGGAACCACCGGGACACAGATTGCTCACAACCAGGCCTACGTGACGGCGAATCTGGCCATTCGTCTGGCAACGTTCGCGCAGTGGTTGCGCATCCCCGGTTCGAACAGCGGAACACTGCAACCGGGGCAGTGCGTCGATGTTGCACTGGATTTCCGCGCGGGGACGCTGCCTGCGAACGTGTACACCGGCGAGGCCGTGGTCGAAAGCAATGATCCGGATGAAAATCCCATCGTGATTCCGATCGAGTTTGCGGTTGGCGCGCTGCCCGTACCGGACCGACTGACTATTTCACGCGAAGCAGCGACCGGCCAGATCAGCTTGCGCTGGCAATCAACGACCGCTCCTTACTACCGCGTGTTTTCAGCGGCAATGCCGGATGGGCCGTTTGACACGATTGAGGGAACCACGACTTCTACGACCATGACGTTGCCGGATCCGGGAGCCGCAATTCGCTTCTACATTGTCGTCTCGCGGGATCAGCCGTAG